A window of Clavibacter michiganensis contains these coding sequences:
- a CDS encoding extracellular solute-binding protein, translated as MTNRTPRRRTRARVLQITAASVAALLLATGCSGGAGGGDDGTTIKVAYQKFGTFTQMDAHMKETAKTFEAANPGMKVEFVPIAAQNDDYFTKLALMNRSASTAPDVMYEDTFKVKSDAAAGYLLPLDDQVAKWDDWSKFFDSAKQAGVGEDGKVYGIPMGTDTRALWYNKDLFQKAGLPVPWEPKTWDDVLDAAKTIKQEMPDVIPLNVYSGKPQGEGATMQGFEMLHYGTPTGTLYDDSTSKWITGSQGFEDSLGFIRDVYQGGIGPKPEEALDTNIGTIVAGQWIPQGKLAIDLDGSWLSGTWLDTGTNPWPEWSDVMGQAPMPTQDGQAPGAVSMSGGWTLAVGAKTKVPDKAFEFIADALDKDGSQSYDIAASQIAVRSDVAEDPEYVASNPTFEFFSSIVDKTHFRPATTDYSRISNAITVAMESVMTGQQTPQEAAAAYDQALVGIVGEDGTQKAKG; from the coding sequence GACGGCACGACCATCAAGGTCGCGTACCAGAAGTTCGGCACGTTCACCCAGATGGACGCCCACATGAAGGAGACCGCGAAGACCTTCGAGGCCGCGAACCCCGGCATGAAGGTCGAGTTCGTGCCCATCGCCGCGCAGAACGACGACTACTTCACGAAGCTCGCGCTGATGAACCGCTCGGCCTCCACCGCCCCGGACGTGATGTACGAGGACACCTTCAAGGTGAAGTCCGACGCGGCCGCCGGCTACCTCCTCCCCCTCGACGACCAGGTCGCGAAGTGGGACGACTGGTCGAAGTTCTTCGACTCCGCCAAGCAGGCGGGCGTCGGCGAGGACGGCAAGGTGTACGGGATCCCGATGGGCACCGACACGCGCGCCCTCTGGTACAACAAGGACCTCTTCCAGAAGGCCGGCCTCCCGGTGCCGTGGGAGCCCAAGACCTGGGACGACGTCCTCGACGCGGCGAAGACCATCAAGCAGGAGATGCCGGACGTGATCCCGCTCAACGTCTACTCGGGCAAGCCGCAGGGCGAGGGCGCGACCATGCAGGGCTTCGAGATGCTGCACTACGGCACCCCCACCGGCACCCTGTACGACGACTCGACGAGCAAGTGGATCACGGGCTCGCAGGGCTTCGAGGACTCGCTCGGCTTCATCCGCGACGTCTACCAGGGCGGCATCGGCCCGAAGCCCGAGGAGGCGCTCGACACCAACATCGGCACCATCGTCGCCGGCCAGTGGATCCCCCAGGGCAAGCTCGCCATCGACCTCGACGGCTCGTGGCTGAGCGGCACCTGGCTCGACACGGGCACGAACCCGTGGCCCGAGTGGAGCGACGTCATGGGCCAGGCGCCCATGCCCACGCAGGACGGCCAGGCCCCCGGCGCGGTCAGCATGTCCGGCGGGTGGACCCTCGCGGTCGGCGCCAAGACGAAGGTCCCCGACAAGGCGTTCGAGTTCATCGCCGACGCGCTCGACAAGGACGGGTCGCAGTCGTACGACATCGCGGCGAGCCAGATCGCGGTCCGCAGCGACGTGGCCGAGGACCCGGAGTACGTGGCGTCCAACCCGACGTTCGAGTTCTTCTCCTCGATCGTCGACAAGACGCACTTCCGCCCCGCGACCACCGACTACAGCCGCATCTCCAACGCGATCACGGTCGCGATGGAGTCGGTGATGACCGGCCAGCAGACCCCACAGGAGGCCGCGGCCGCCTACGACCAGGCCCTCGTCGGCATCGTCGGCGAGGACGGGACGCAGAAGGCGAAGGGCTGA
- a CDS encoding carbohydrate ABC transporter permease — translation MATIAPVPVGRDADARSADRRGAAGPGGAPGAGGPPPVRPGRARARALRTGARTIPLIPSMVLLALFLLGPVISSLYGSFTDASLTGYAAGGAQFIGFDNYTALFADPDFPKSVLLTLAFVFFSAVVGQNVVGLGLALLMRQGNRVVRAIVGTFVIAAWVLPEIVAAFAAYAFFNDSGTLNTILGFFGIQGANWLYGLPLLSVILANVWRGSAFSMLVYAAAVQEVPPEITESAEVDGATGWQRLVFITLPVIRRSISTNLMLTTLQTLSVFTLIFVMTGGGPGTSSSTLPILAYQEAFQFSQLGFGTAIATIMLLVGAVFSVIYIRALRPEVD, via the coding sequence GTGGCCACCATCGCCCCCGTCCCGGTCGGCCGCGACGCCGATGCGCGGAGCGCCGACCGGCGGGGCGCGGCGGGACCCGGCGGCGCTCCGGGCGCGGGAGGGCCTCCTCCCGTCCGCCCCGGCCGGGCCCGCGCCCGCGCGCTCCGCACCGGCGCGCGCACCATCCCGCTGATCCCCTCCATGGTCCTGCTCGCCCTGTTCCTCCTCGGCCCCGTGATCTCGAGCCTCTACGGCTCCTTCACCGACGCGTCCCTCACCGGGTACGCGGCCGGAGGCGCGCAGTTCATCGGCTTCGACAACTACACGGCGCTGTTCGCGGACCCCGACTTCCCGAAGTCGGTGCTCCTCACGCTCGCGTTCGTCTTCTTCTCGGCGGTCGTCGGGCAGAACGTCGTCGGTCTCGGGCTCGCGCTCCTCATGCGGCAGGGCAACCGGGTCGTCCGCGCGATCGTCGGCACCTTCGTCATCGCGGCGTGGGTCCTGCCGGAGATCGTGGCCGCGTTCGCCGCGTACGCGTTCTTCAACGACTCGGGCACGCTCAACACGATCCTCGGCTTCTTCGGGATCCAGGGCGCGAACTGGCTGTACGGCCTGCCGCTGCTCTCGGTGATCCTCGCGAACGTGTGGCGCGGATCCGCCTTCTCCATGCTCGTCTACGCGGCGGCCGTGCAGGAGGTGCCGCCGGAGATCACCGAGTCCGCGGAGGTGGACGGTGCGACCGGCTGGCAGCGGCTCGTCTTCATCACGCTGCCGGTGATCCGCCGCAGCATCTCGACGAACCTGATGCTCACCACGCTGCAGACGCTGTCGGTCTTCACCCTCATCTTCGTGATGACGGGCGGCGGCCCCGGCACCTCCAGCTCGACACTGCCGATCCTCGCCTACCAGGAGGCGTTCCAGTTCTCGCAGCTGGGCTTCGGCACCGCGATCGCCACGATCATGCTGCTCGTCGGAGCGGTGTTCAGCGTGATCTACATCAGGGCCCTGCGCCCGGAGGTGGACTGA